One region of Haladaptatus cibarius D43 genomic DNA includes:
- a CDS encoding ABC transporter substrate-binding protein, protein MPDEPMNRRTYLKFAGGAAASAALAGCTGGDGNQDGTNTGDGGNGGGGGGGGQSGDFAVTITQGQMPSTLDPHNHRETTTDNVVLQAYEGLLSRDAEGGITNSLATEYERVNDGTVQFTIRDDVQFHNGDDLTPEDVAFSINRIVQSDVGGLESPQSDQLSGVTGAEVVDGNVQVSSDGINPIVFALFASYCDIVQQQWIENNNSNFIAKNMNGTGPFELQNYREDVRVVFQRNENYWREPAAVSELTFNSATESSTRVNQLINGETDIVVNVPPQDAERVRGSNSTRLAAKASTRVIYNAMRYNVEPFSSAQFRRAMNLAIDLPSIIDNVLSGFADPTGQPTLDGFTGYNSNVNPYGTNRQQAERLVEESGHAGANITLHTPVGRYLKDVEIAQAVSEQINQLSNVNCSVQQRDFNTLAGELSDGNLDTSPKFYLIGWGNATFDASQTIIPLLTTDGALTSYSNEEVDTQMNEAQNMPDGNERNSKLQEMNQLLHDQAPWIFLNRQYSVYGVSERLQWAARADERIEAYAISQN, encoded by the coding sequence ATGCCCGACGAACCAATGAATCGGCGGACGTATCTGAAATTTGCAGGTGGCGCAGCGGCGTCGGCAGCACTCGCTGGCTGTACCGGTGGCGACGGAAATCAGGACGGAACGAACACCGGAGACGGCGGAAACGGTGGCGGCGGTGGTGGTGGCGGACAGTCGGGTGACTTCGCGGTCACCATCACGCAGGGCCAGATGCCATCGACGCTCGACCCGCACAACCACCGGGAGACGACGACGGACAACGTGGTTCTACAAGCCTACGAGGGCTTGCTTTCGCGCGACGCGGAAGGGGGAATCACCAACAGTCTGGCGACGGAGTACGAACGAGTGAACGACGGGACGGTGCAGTTCACCATCCGCGACGACGTGCAGTTCCACAACGGCGACGACCTAACGCCCGAGGACGTTGCGTTCAGCATCAACCGCATCGTGCAGTCGGACGTCGGCGGGTTGGAAAGCCCACAGAGCGACCAGCTTTCGGGCGTGACCGGCGCGGAAGTCGTGGACGGCAACGTGCAGGTGTCCTCGGATGGCATCAACCCTATCGTGTTCGCGCTGTTCGCGTCCTACTGTGACATCGTACAACAGCAGTGGATAGAGAACAACAACAGCAACTTCATCGCCAAGAATATGAACGGCACCGGGCCGTTCGAACTGCAGAACTATCGGGAAGACGTTCGTGTCGTCTTCCAGCGAAACGAAAACTACTGGCGCGAACCCGCCGCCGTCTCGGAGTTGACTTTCAACTCCGCGACGGAGTCGAGCACGCGGGTCAATCAACTCATTAACGGCGAAACCGACATCGTCGTCAACGTTCCGCCACAGGATGCAGAGCGTGTGCGAGGGTCGAACAGCACCCGACTCGCCGCGAAGGCGAGTACGCGCGTCATCTACAACGCGATGCGGTACAACGTGGAACCGTTCTCCAGCGCGCAGTTCCGCCGGGCGATGAACCTCGCCATCGACCTGCCGAGCATCATCGACAACGTCCTTTCCGGCTTCGCCGACCCGACCGGACAGCCCACGCTGGACGGGTTCACCGGCTACAATTCCAACGTCAACCCATACGGCACGAACAGACAGCAAGCCGAGCGACTCGTCGAGGAGAGCGGCCACGCTGGCGCGAACATCACGCTTCACACGCCGGTCGGCCGGTATCTGAAGGACGTTGAAATCGCACAGGCAGTGTCCGAGCAGATAAACCAGCTCAGCAACGTCAACTGTTCGGTGCAACAGCGGGATTTCAACACACTCGCGGGCGAGTTGTCCGACGGAAATCTCGACACGAGTCCGAAGTTCTACCTCATCGGTTGGGGGAACGCGACGTTCGACGCCAGCCAGACCATCATCCCACTGCTGACGACTGACGGCGCACTCACCTCCTACAGTAACGAAGAGGTGGACACGCAGATGAACGAAGCCCAAAACATGCCGGACGGGAACGAACGAAATTCCAAACTACAGGAGATGAACCAACTCCTCCACGACCAGGCACCGTGGATATTCCTGAACCGGCAGTACAGCGTCTACGGCGTCAGCGAGCGCCTCCAGTGGGCGGCACGGGCCGACGAACGCATCGAAGCATACGCAATCTCCCAGAACTAG
- a CDS encoding ribonuclease HI, translated as MAVHGRHPSLRDLFDESPTPHIAHPPHTHHRDFYVATDGSYSHNSGTGGLGVIIETRDGKRVARLSIPDDVPDNNVAEYRALHLGLDVLAARAPPDARVGVLVDHDQLAANVNNAVLASNRIDWRPPKPFSVPPPGKFHWRGIRARIAGFGELRAAQIRSDRNPAHPLANAPEEYAHVNREPDRCLLPDVPQSSETQIPPPSRANRHASD; from the coding sequence ATGGCCGTTCACGGCCGACATCCCTCATTGCGAGACTTGTTCGACGAGTCGCCCACACCGCATATCGCCCATCCACCGCACACACATCATCGTGATTTCTACGTCGCAACCGACGGCTCCTACAGTCATAACAGTGGAACGGGCGGACTCGGTGTCATCATCGAAACCCGCGATGGCAAACGCGTCGCCCGTCTCTCGATTCCGGACGACGTTCCGGACAACAACGTCGCGGAGTACCGAGCGCTTCACCTCGGACTCGACGTGTTGGCGGCTCGCGCTCCTCCCGACGCGCGAGTTGGTGTGCTGGTTGACCACGACCAACTGGCTGCTAACGTCAACAATGCGGTGCTCGCGTCCAATCGGATAGATTGGCGACCGCCGAAACCGTTCTCGGTTCCGCCGCCGGGAAAGTTCCACTGGCGCGGCATCCGCGCTCGGATTGCCGGGTTCGGCGAACTCCGGGCCGCCCAAATCCGGAGCGACCGCAACCCCGCACATCCCTTGGCGAACGCGCCGGAGGAGTACGCCCACGTGAATCGGGAGCCTGACCGATGTCTGCTTCCCGACGTTCCACAATCCAGCGAAACGCAGATTCCGCCACCGTCCCGGGCGAACAGACATGCAAGTGATTGA
- a CDS encoding NADP-dependent malic enzyme has protein sequence MGLDEDSLDYHRNEPPGKIEISTTKPTNTQRDLSLAYSPGVAAPCEEIAADEEKAYSYTAKGNLVGVVSNGSAVLGLGDIGAQASKPVMEGKGVLFKRFADIDVFDIELDQANPGDIVRTVSAMEPTFGGINLEDIKAPECFEIEERLREEIDIPVFHDDQHGTAIISGAALLNATEINGKSLEELNIVFSGAGASAIATARFYVSLGARKENITMCDSTGIITESRAKQGNVNEFKTEFARDVPEGSLADALKDADVFVGLSVGGIVSQEMVRSMADDPIIFAMANPDPEIGYEAAREARDDMVIMATGRSDYPNMVNNVLGFPFIFRGALDVRASDINEEMKIASARALAELAKKDVPDAVVKAYGDQPLQFGPEYIIPKPLDPRVLFEVAPAVAEAAIETGVARSDLNVGEYVETLEARLGKSREMMRVVLNKAKNDPKRVALAEGTDRKMIRAAYQLREQGIAEPVLIGDRDEIEVEAADLGLDFAPEVVDPENSDHEAYADRLYELRGRKGITRSEAAELVERDSNYFGSVMVEQGDADAMLTGLTHHYPSALRPPLQVIGTASDVNYAAGVYMLTFKNQVIFCADATVNQAPDEDVLAEVTKQTAKLARRFNVEPRAALLSYSNFGSVDNEGTRKPRDAAQMLRDDPEVDFSVDGEMQADTAVVEEILNGTYEFSELDEPANVLVFPNLEAGNIGYKLLQRLGGAEAIGPMLVGMDKPVHVLQRGDEVKDIVNLAGVAVVDAQKDE, from the coding sequence ATGGGACTCGACGAGGATTCACTCGACTACCACCGGAACGAACCGCCGGGGAAAATCGAGATTTCGACGACGAAACCGACGAACACACAGCGCGATCTGAGCCTCGCCTACTCTCCCGGTGTGGCCGCACCGTGCGAGGAAATCGCGGCGGACGAGGAGAAGGCGTACAGCTACACCGCGAAAGGAAACCTCGTGGGCGTCGTTTCGAACGGGAGCGCCGTTCTCGGACTCGGTGACATCGGCGCACAGGCCAGCAAGCCGGTTATGGAAGGCAAGGGCGTTCTGTTCAAGCGATTCGCCGACATCGACGTGTTCGACATCGAACTCGACCAAGCGAACCCCGGCGACATCGTACGAACCGTCAGCGCGATGGAACCCACCTTCGGCGGCATCAATCTGGAGGACATCAAAGCGCCGGAGTGTTTCGAAATCGAGGAACGACTCCGCGAGGAGATAGACATCCCCGTCTTCCACGACGACCAGCACGGCACCGCCATCATCAGCGGGGCCGCACTGCTCAACGCGACGGAAATCAACGGGAAGAGTCTGGAGGAACTCAATATCGTCTTCTCCGGCGCGGGTGCCAGTGCGATTGCAACCGCCCGATTCTACGTTTCGTTGGGCGCGCGCAAGGAGAACATCACGATGTGTGACTCCACGGGAATCATCACCGAAAGTCGCGCGAAACAGGGCAACGTAAACGAGTTCAAGACGGAGTTCGCCCGCGACGTTCCCGAGGGCAGTCTCGCAGACGCCCTGAAGGATGCCGACGTGTTCGTCGGCCTCTCTGTCGGCGGCATCGTCAGTCAGGAGATGGTGCGCTCGATGGCCGACGACCCCATCATCTTCGCCATGGCGAACCCCGACCCGGAAATCGGCTACGAAGCGGCCCGAGAGGCCCGCGACGACATGGTCATCATGGCGACCGGACGTTCCGACTACCCGAACATGGTCAACAACGTCCTCGGATTCCCGTTCATCTTCCGGGGTGCACTCGACGTGCGTGCCAGCGACATCAACGAGGAAATGAAAATCGCTTCCGCGCGGGCGCTCGCGGAACTCGCAAAGAAGGACGTGCCGGACGCCGTCGTCAAAGCCTACGGCGACCAACCGCTCCAGTTCGGCCCGGAGTACATCATCCCGAAACCGCTCGATCCGCGCGTGCTGTTCGAAGTCGCCCCTGCAGTCGCCGAGGCGGCCATCGAAACCGGCGTCGCCCGAAGCGACCTCAACGTCGGCGAATACGTCGAAACGCTCGAAGCGCGACTCGGCAAATCCCGCGAGATGATGCGCGTCGTCCTGAACAAGGCGAAAAACGACCCCAAGCGCGTTGCACTCGCAGAAGGCACGGACAGAAAGATGATTCGCGCGGCGTACCAACTGCGCGAGCAGGGCATCGCGGAACCCGTCCTCATCGGCGACCGCGACGAAATCGAAGTCGAAGCGGCAGACCTCGGACTCGACTTCGCTCCCGAAGTCGTTGACCCCGAGAACAGCGACCACGAAGCCTACGCAGACCGTCTGTACGAACTGCGCGGCCGCAAAGGAATCACCCGGAGCGAGGCCGCGGAACTGGTCGAACGCGACAGCAACTACTTCGGGAGCGTGATGGTCGAGCAGGGAGACGCCGACGCGATGCTCACCGGCCTAACCCACCACTACCCATCGGCACTCCGACCGCCCCTGCAGGTCATCGGTACCGCTTCCGACGTGAACTACGCCGCCGGGGTGTACATGCTCACGTTCAAAAATCAGGTCATCTTCTGTGCCGACGCGACGGTGAATCAGGCCCCCGACGAGGATGTGCTGGCCGAAGTGACGAAACAGACCGCGAAACTCGCCCGGCGGTTCAACGTCGAACCGCGGGCCGCACTGCTTTCGTACTCCAACTTCGGCAGTGTGGACAACGAAGGCACCCGCAAACCACGAGACGCGGCACAGATGCTCCGCGACGACCCCGAAGTCGATTTCTCCGTGGACGGCGAGATGCAGGCCGACACCGCCGTCGTCGAGGAAATCCTGAACGGTACCTACGAGTTCTCGGAGTTGGACGAACCCGCGAACGTCCTCGTCTTCCCGAACCTCGAAGCGGGCAACATCGGCTACAAACTCCTCCAACGCCTCGGTGGCGCGGAAGCTATCGGTCCGATGCTCGTCGGCATGGACAAACCAGTTCACGTCCTCCAGCGTGGGGACGAGGTCAAGGACATCGTCAATTTGGCTGGCGTGGCGGTCGTGGACGCCCAGAAAGACGAGTAA
- a CDS encoding M24 family metallopeptidase → MSKLARLDFLLDARDLRSVWFARPNSFAWLTGGNNVIDREGDAGVAAVGYDGDDLRVVTNNIEAQRLRDEELSDEIPVSEYNWYEQSLAEAVEERAETPAAADFDVPNVEAIDASPLRQPLTEADIDSYRSLGEETAAAVETICRELEPEDTEREIVSAIRGALDSRGIETLVALVGGSERAEKYRHYTPTESKLGDYALVSVTAERTGLHASLTRTVAFDPPEWLESRHRAATRVEATALTATQQAGIEEGTGNEVFSTIQSAYEEVGHEGEWKKHHQGGAAGYAGREWIATPTTDAEIRLPMAFAWNPTVQGAKSEDTILVTENGMEILTETGNWPIEAVSAVGGDGAIPRPSVLNL, encoded by the coding sequence ATGTCGAAACTGGCTCGTCTCGACTTCCTCCTCGACGCGCGCGACCTCCGGTCTGTCTGGTTCGCACGCCCGAACAGTTTCGCGTGGCTCACGGGTGGGAACAACGTCATCGACCGCGAAGGCGACGCGGGGGTCGCCGCGGTCGGCTACGATGGCGACGACTTGCGGGTCGTCACGAACAATATCGAAGCACAGCGCCTTCGAGACGAGGAACTGTCGGACGAGATTCCAGTCAGTGAGTACAATTGGTACGAACAGTCGCTCGCGGAGGCGGTCGAGGAACGGGCGGAAACCCCTGCGGCCGCGGATTTCGACGTTCCGAACGTCGAAGCAATTGATGCCTCGCCACTGCGCCAACCGCTGACGGAGGCGGACATCGACAGCTACCGTTCCCTCGGCGAGGAAACTGCGGCGGCAGTCGAAACCATCTGCCGAGAGTTGGAACCGGAGGATACGGAGCGAGAAATCGTCTCGGCAATTCGCGGCGCGCTCGATTCCAGAGGGATCGAGACGCTGGTCGCACTGGTCGGCGGAAGCGAGCGCGCAGAAAAATATCGCCACTACACGCCGACCGAGTCGAAATTGGGCGACTACGCGCTCGTTTCCGTGACGGCCGAACGGACGGGACTCCACGCCAGCCTGACCCGAACTGTGGCGTTCGACCCGCCGGAATGGCTCGAATCGCGCCATCGCGCCGCCACGAGGGTCGAAGCGACGGCGCTCACGGCGACCCAGCAGGCCGGCATCGAGGAAGGGACAGGAAACGAAGTGTTTTCGACGATTCAGTCGGCGTATGAGGAAGTCGGCCACGAAGGCGAGTGGAAAAAGCATCATCAGGGCGGGGCCGCAGGCTACGCCGGACGGGAGTGGATTGCCACGCCAACGACGGATGCCGAAATTCGGCTTCCGATGGCGTTCGCGTGGAACCCGACGGTACAAGGTGCGAAAAGCGAGGACACCATCCTCGTCACCGAGAACGGGATGGAAATCCTGACCGAAACTGGTAACTGGCCGATTGAGGCGGTGTCTGCGGTCGGTGGCGACGGTGCGATTCCGCGGCCGTCGGTGTTGAACCTTTGA
- a CDS encoding COX15/CtaA family protein translates to MGSGFRRFAAFTTSLTFALILLGVYTAAAGAGLSCSAQWPYCDGGLLPQTIPSFIEWFHRLVAMMTGFFILGTTVGAWKYYDSTRIRVASTIALVVLPIQLLLGGATVLIYGPASQVAHHAAAMVIFAALLATTLWAYEEPDKNASSASESTAGYPSDD, encoded by the coding sequence ATGGGTTCTGGATTCAGGCGATTCGCCGCTTTTACAACGAGTTTGACGTTCGCCCTCATCCTGCTCGGCGTCTACACCGCCGCGGCAGGAGCGGGGCTATCCTGTAGCGCCCAGTGGCCGTACTGTGACGGCGGCCTGCTTCCGCAGACCATTCCGAGTTTCATCGAGTGGTTCCACCGCCTCGTGGCGATGATGACCGGCTTCTTCATTCTCGGAACGACCGTCGGCGCGTGGAAATACTACGACAGCACCCGTATCCGGGTCGCGTCCACCATCGCGCTGGTCGTCCTTCCCATTCAACTACTGCTCGGTGGGGCAACCGTCCTCATCTACGGTCCCGCCTCGCAGGTGGCTCACCACGCCGCCGCGATGGTCATCTTCGCAGCACTGCTAGCGACGACACTGTGGGCCTACGAGGAACCAGACAAAAACGCGTCTTCGGCCAGCGAATCGACCGCTGGTTATCCGTCGGACGACTAA
- a CDS encoding transporter substrate-binding domain-containing protein gives MHRRTFLRGTGGAIAGLTLAGNASAQDGGPVRIGSDIPYRPFEYRTTGGELVGFDVDIAEAIFQGQLNRGYEFVQTSFDTIIPSLNNGNFRVIMSAMTINEGREQQVDFSDPYFTAYQTILVLRDGNINEVADLRGTTVAVQKGTTGEEAAQQLRQEFNGNLTIDSYDQIPGAFSALGNNQAAAVINDNTVSAEFADQNENVVFLEAEEDSAATGEDAPPYHTLTVEEYGIAFRQDDDQFRQQVNDALATIQENGTYDEIYSEYFQPVEGTDGGTTSG, from the coding sequence ATGCACAGACGGACCTTTCTCAGGGGAACCGGCGGAGCTATCGCTGGCCTGACGCTCGCCGGGAACGCGAGCGCTCAGGACGGCGGCCCGGTCAGAATCGGTTCCGACATTCCGTATCGACCGTTCGAATACCGAACCACGGGTGGGGAACTCGTTGGCTTCGACGTGGACATCGCCGAGGCGATTTTCCAAGGCCAACTGAACAGGGGTTACGAGTTCGTCCAGACGAGTTTCGACACCATCATCCCGAGCCTCAACAACGGGAATTTCCGCGTCATCATGAGCGCGATGACGATCAACGAGGGACGAGAACAGCAGGTCGATTTCTCCGACCCGTACTTTACGGCGTATCAGACGATTCTCGTGTTGCGAGACGGTAACATCAACGAAGTCGCAGACCTGCGGGGCACGACGGTCGCGGTTCAGAAGGGAACGACCGGCGAAGAGGCGGCACAACAGTTGCGACAGGAGTTCAACGGCAACCTCACTATCGACAGTTACGACCAGATTCCCGGCGCGTTTTCGGCCCTCGGGAACAATCAGGCCGCCGCAGTTATCAACGACAATACGGTCAGCGCCGAGTTCGCCGACCAGAACGAGAACGTCGTCTTCCTCGAAGCGGAAGAAGACTCCGCGGCGACGGGCGAAGACGCGCCGCCGTACCACACGCTCACCGTCGAAGAATACGGCATCGCGTTCCGGCAGGACGACGACCAGTTCCGCCAGCAGGTCAACGACGCACTGGCGACGATTCAGGAGAATGGAACCTACGACGAAATCTACTCGGAATACTTCCAGCCAGTAGAGGGAACCGACGGAGGCACGACCAGTGGCTAA
- a CDS encoding amino acid ABC transporter permease — MAETYTEDRGIERSRQSEEGLLTDRRVRWIGMAIAGLFAAGVAFFLYLILTDFVDYDLLITVLPQFVEALFLVLQIILIAGALSLFFGVLVGLGRVSNTTFTQSIATMYVEFFRGTPLLFQLFVIYLGVPAFWPPGEFPLQNWSFAAAIIGLTLNHTAYIGEAVKGGINSVAEGQTEAARSLGMSYIDSMRFVILPQAWRNALAAIGNDLVILVKDTSLLTVLAIPELISVFRNVNSTTFDAWTPIVVVSVAYLVITLPLGKLVRTMETRSMWGTER, encoded by the coding sequence ATGGCCGAGACGTACACCGAAGACCGGGGAATCGAACGTTCGAGACAGTCCGAGGAGGGGTTGCTGACAGACCGCCGCGTCAGATGGATTGGAATGGCGATTGCTGGCCTCTTTGCGGCCGGTGTCGCCTTCTTCCTGTACCTGATTCTCACCGATTTCGTGGATTACGACCTGCTCATAACGGTTCTGCCGCAGTTCGTCGAGGCGCTGTTTCTCGTCTTACAGATAATCCTGATTGCGGGGGCACTGTCGCTCTTTTTCGGTGTCCTCGTCGGATTGGGTCGCGTCTCCAATACGACGTTTACGCAGTCAATCGCCACGATGTACGTGGAGTTCTTCCGCGGGACGCCGCTGCTGTTCCAGCTGTTCGTCATCTACCTCGGCGTTCCGGCGTTCTGGCCGCCGGGGGAGTTCCCGCTCCAGAACTGGAGTTTCGCCGCGGCGATTATTGGCCTGACGCTGAACCACACGGCATACATCGGCGAGGCGGTGAAAGGCGGCATTAATTCGGTTGCGGAGGGCCAAACCGAGGCGGCGCGGTCGCTCGGCATGTCGTACATCGACTCGATGCGGTTCGTCATCCTGCCGCAAGCGTGGCGGAACGCGCTGGCGGCCATCGGCAACGACCTCGTCATCCTCGTCAAGGACACGTCGCTGTTGACGGTGCTGGCGATTCCCGAACTCATCAGCGTCTTCCGGAACGTAAACAGCACGACGTTCGACGCGTGGACGCCCATCGTGGTCGTTTCGGTCGCCTATCTCGTCATCACGCTCCCGCTCGGGAAACTGGTACGGACGATGGAAACGCGGTCGATGTGGGGGACGGAACGATGA
- a CDS encoding amino acid ABC transporter ATP-binding protein, producing the protein MSSVPEVEFDHVDKYFGETHVLKDVSLAVDDGEVVVVVGPSGSGKSTLLRCTNRLEEIQNGEIRIEGQAITDPDVDVNQLRQHIGMVFQSFNLFPHKTAMENVALGPKVVKDFSDDDAEKWAKAMLDRVGLSDQAHKYPNQLSGGQQQRVAIARALAMDPSVMLFDEVTSALDPELVGEVLEVMRNLAEEGMTMLVVTHEMGFAREVGDRVVLMSEGRIVESGPPRDFFANPETDRARQFLARVH; encoded by the coding sequence ATGAGTTCCGTCCCCGAGGTCGAGTTCGACCACGTTGACAAGTATTTCGGCGAGACGCACGTCCTGAAAGACGTGAGCCTCGCCGTCGATGACGGCGAAGTGGTCGTCGTCGTCGGGCCGAGCGGAAGCGGGAAATCGACGCTCCTTCGGTGCACGAATCGACTCGAAGAGATTCAAAACGGCGAAATTCGAATCGAGGGACAGGCCATCACCGACCCGGACGTGGACGTGAACCAACTCCGTCAACACATCGGAATGGTGTTCCAGAGTTTCAACCTCTTTCCGCACAAGACCGCGATGGAGAACGTCGCGCTCGGCCCGAAAGTCGTCAAGGACTTTTCGGACGACGACGCCGAAAAGTGGGCGAAAGCCATGTTAGACCGCGTCGGACTCTCCGACCAAGCCCACAAATATCCGAATCAGCTTTCGGGCGGCCAACAGCAACGTGTGGCCATCGCCCGCGCGCTGGCGATGGACCCGAGCGTCATGCTGTTCGACGAGGTGACCAGCGCGCTCGACCCGGAACTGGTCGGGGAAGTCCTCGAAGTCATGCGGAATCTGGCTGAAGAGGGCATGACCATGCTCGTCGTCACGCACGAAATGGGTTTTGCCCGCGAAGTCGGCGACCGCGTCGTACTGATGTCGGAGGGGCGTATCGTAGAATCGGGGCCGCCACGGGACTTTTTCGCCAATCCGGAAACCGACCGTGCGAGACAGTTCCTCGCACGAGTCCACTAA
- a CDS encoding Na+/H+ antiporter NhaC family protein: MALDQISAGWLSVVPALLAISLAWYSRDAIIGLFVGVASAGAVYGALKPASAGVPQDMIGGAFGPTLGAIFGLKHVPTIIATSPLFSDAGYVENVLLAIFAIGGMIGLMIRSGAIQGVLEALVKRADSPEDAEKAAFLAGIAIHIDDYFNCLVVGSMMRPLTDKYNISRAKLAYYVDSAGSPAARLAFYSTWGVALIGFIGGGLEQAAAQNALPSDMSGYVVQNGDSVQAATDQIWPLFFNSLAFGFYSWTALIIAALVAWQVVPNIFGMRDEEERARNGGGVIGEDADPMISREMDEYEMAETATPDWRNFAIPIATMILVGLGAMFWRPNPVVSAPQMNTLLSLGGYQLILPAGGQWSFDIGGVRLGLASFAALVVAFVLYRVKGDIPSNKDATEAMTRGFKGILLAAVILMFASSIQNAVTILGISDFVTDWFSGVPAFLVPVALFVVTSMVSFSDGSSWATYGIMFPIAIPVAFSTGANLPLVMGAVFSGGIFGDHSSPISDTTVLASSTSGSDHLVHVKTQIPYAIICATIAGTMFLLLGITLPEGFRIFPY; the protein is encoded by the coding sequence ATGGCTCTCGACCAAATCAGTGCGGGTTGGCTGTCCGTCGTCCCGGCCCTCCTTGCGATTAGTCTCGCGTGGTATTCACGTGACGCTATCATCGGCTTGTTCGTCGGCGTCGCCAGCGCCGGGGCGGTGTACGGCGCACTAAAACCCGCGTCTGCGGGCGTCCCACAGGATATGATTGGCGGAGCGTTCGGCCCGACTCTCGGCGCGATATTCGGCCTGAAACACGTCCCGACCATCATCGCAACCTCTCCACTCTTTTCCGACGCGGGGTACGTCGAAAACGTTCTGCTCGCCATCTTCGCCATCGGCGGCATGATCGGCTTGATGATTCGCTCCGGCGCGATTCAGGGCGTCCTCGAAGCGCTGGTGAAACGGGCAGATTCCCCCGAAGACGCCGAGAAAGCGGCGTTTCTGGCGGGTATCGCCATCCACATTGACGACTATTTCAACTGCCTCGTGGTCGGGTCGATGATGCGCCCGCTAACTGACAAATACAACATTTCGCGGGCGAAACTCGCCTACTACGTTGACAGCGCCGGAAGTCCGGCGGCCCGCCTCGCCTTCTACTCGACGTGGGGCGTCGCGCTCATCGGTTTCATCGGGGGCGGCCTCGAACAGGCCGCGGCGCAGAACGCGCTCCCGTCCGACATGAGCGGCTACGTCGTCCAGAACGGCGATTCGGTGCAGGCCGCAACTGACCAAATCTGGCCGCTGTTTTTCAACAGCCTCGCGTTCGGCTTCTATTCGTGGACTGCCCTCATCATCGCCGCACTGGTCGCGTGGCAGGTCGTTCCCAACATCTTCGGCATGCGCGACGAAGAAGAGCGCGCCAGAAACGGCGGCGGCGTCATCGGCGAGGACGCCGACCCCATGATTTCCCGCGAGATGGACGAGTACGAGATGGCCGAGACGGCGACTCCCGATTGGCGGAACTTCGCCATTCCAATCGCCACGATGATTCTCGTCGGCCTCGGTGCGATGTTCTGGCGGCCGAATCCGGTCGTCTCCGCCCCGCAGATGAACACCCTGCTCTCGCTCGGCGGCTACCAACTCATCCTCCCGGCGGGTGGTCAGTGGTCGTTCGACATCGGCGGCGTTCGACTCGGCCTCGCGTCCTTCGCCGCGCTGGTCGTCGCGTTCGTCCTGTACCGCGTGAAAGGCGACATCCCGAGCAACAAGGACGCGACGGAGGCCATGACGCGCGGATTCAAGGGTATTCTGCTCGCGGCGGTCATCCTGATGTTCGCCAGTTCCATTCAGAACGCCGTGACGATTCTGGGTATCTCCGATTTCGTTACGGACTGGTTCTCCGGCGTTCCGGCCTTCCTCGTGCCAGTTGCCCTCTTCGTCGTCACCAGCATGGTGAGCTTCTCGGACGGTAGTTCGTGGGCGACCTACGGAATCATGTTCCCGATTGCGATTCCGGTGGCGTTCTCGACGGGCGCGAACCTGCCACTCGTCATGGGTGCCGTGTTCAGCGGCGGTATCTTCGGCGACCACAGTTCGCCCATCAGCGACACCACGGTTCTCGCCTCCTCGACCAGCGGGAGCGACCACCTCGTCCACGTCAAAACGCAGATTCCCTACGCGATAATTTGCGCCACGATTGCGGGCACGATGTTCCTCCTCCTCGGAATTACGCTTCCGGAGGGCTTCCGCATCTTCCCGTACTGA